A part of Gambusia affinis linkage group LG21, SWU_Gaff_1.0, whole genome shotgun sequence genomic DNA contains:
- the naa50 gene encoding N-alpha-acetyltransferase 50 isoform X2 — protein MKGRIELGDVTPHNIKQLKRLNQVIFPVSYNDKFYKDVLEVGELAKLAYFNDIAVGAVCCRVDHSQNQKRLYIMTLGCLAPYRRLGIGTKMLNHVLNICEKDGTFDNIYLHVQISNESAIDFYQKFGFEIIETKKNYYKRIEPADAHVLQKSLRSPCAQPSGDLQKVE, from the exons ATGAAAGG CCGGATCGAGCTGGGGGATGTTACGCCTCACAACATTAAGCAGCTGAAACGCCTGAACCAAGTCATCTTCCCTGTCAGCTACAACGACAAATTTTATAAAGATGTGCTGGAAGTTGGAGAGCTCGCAAAGCTAG CATACTTCAACGACATTGCAGTGGGGGCTGTGTGCTGCAGAGTGGATCACTCTCAGAACCAGAAGAGGCTGTATATCATGACCCTTGGGTGTTTAGCACCCTACCGTAGACTTGGAATTG GTACAAAGATGCTCAATCATGTGCTAAACATCTGCGAGAAGGATGGCACTTTTGACAACATTTACCT TCATGTGCAGATCAGCAATGAGTCAGCTATCGACTTCTATCAGAAATTTGGCTTTGAGATAATcgaaacaaaaaagaattacTACAAGAGGATAGAACCTGCAGATGCCCATGTGTTGCAGAAGAGCCTGCGCAGTCCATGTGCGCAACCCAGTGGGGATCTTCAGAAAGTAGAGTAG
- the naa50 gene encoding N-alpha-acetyltransferase 50 isoform X1, with amino-acid sequence MKGSRIELGDVTPHNIKQLKRLNQVIFPVSYNDKFYKDVLEVGELAKLAYFNDIAVGAVCCRVDHSQNQKRLYIMTLGCLAPYRRLGIGTKMLNHVLNICEKDGTFDNIYLHVQISNESAIDFYQKFGFEIIETKKNYYKRIEPADAHVLQKSLRSPCAQPSGDLQKVE; translated from the exons ATGAAAGG TAGCCGGATCGAGCTGGGGGATGTTACGCCTCACAACATTAAGCAGCTGAAACGCCTGAACCAAGTCATCTTCCCTGTCAGCTACAACGACAAATTTTATAAAGATGTGCTGGAAGTTGGAGAGCTCGCAAAGCTAG CATACTTCAACGACATTGCAGTGGGGGCTGTGTGCTGCAGAGTGGATCACTCTCAGAACCAGAAGAGGCTGTATATCATGACCCTTGGGTGTTTAGCACCCTACCGTAGACTTGGAATTG GTACAAAGATGCTCAATCATGTGCTAAACATCTGCGAGAAGGATGGCACTTTTGACAACATTTACCT TCATGTGCAGATCAGCAATGAGTCAGCTATCGACTTCTATCAGAAATTTGGCTTTGAGATAATcgaaacaaaaaagaattacTACAAGAGGATAGAACCTGCAGATGCCCATGTGTTGCAGAAGAGCCTGCGCAGTCCATGTGCGCAACCCAGTGGGGATCTTCAGAAAGTAGAGTAG